One part of the Vitis riparia cultivar Riparia Gloire de Montpellier isolate 1030 chromosome 15, EGFV_Vit.rip_1.0, whole genome shotgun sequence genome encodes these proteins:
- the LOC117932352 gene encoding probable protein S-acyltransferase 14, with product MHRSGAVMAWNVFKFCTALRGLGSIMILLVLGVVGVTYYAVVLTSYGPALYDGGLASVIAVAVLILFHGLLVMLLWSYFSVVLTDPGGVPPNWRPIMDEERGEGDPLTGSDFGVSPAEASKQRVRYCRKCSQMKPPRCHHCSVCGRCILKMDHHCVWVVNCVGALNYKYFLLFLFYTFLETSLVTLSLLPHFIAFFTEGEIPGSPGTLATTFLAFVLNLAFALSVMGFLIMHISMVAANTTTIEAYEKKTTLKWRYDLGRKKNFEQVFGTDKLYWFIPAYTEEDLRRMPVLQGLEFPSKPDLDAQEF from the exons ATGCATAGATCCGGAGCTGTGATGGCTTGGAACGTTTTCAAGTTCTGCACGGCCTTGAGGGGCCTTGGCTCGATCATGATCCTCTTGGTCCTTGGCGTCGTGGGTGTAACCTATTACGCCGTTGTTTTGACCAGCTACGGCCCGGCTTTGTACGACGGGGGTCTTGCTTCCGTTATAGCTGTTGCGGTGTTGATCTTGTTTCATGGTTTG TTGGTCATGCTATTATGGAGTTACTTTTCTGTTGTTTTAACGGATCCGGGTGGTGTGCCTCCAAATTGGAGGCCTATTATGGATGAGGAGAGAGGGGAGGGTGATCCTTTGACTGGGTCAGATTTTGGTGTTTCGCCAGCTGAGGCTTCAAAGCAGAGGGTTCGGTATTGTCGAAAGTGCAGCCAGATGAAACCGCCTCGCTGCCACCATTGTTCTGTTT gTGGGAGATGTATACTGAAGATGGACCATCATTGTGTTTGGGTTGTGAATTGTGTTGGGGCTTTGAACTACAaatatttccttcttttcttg TTTTACACGTTTCTTGAAACAAGTCTTGTGACTTTATCATTACTACCACATTTTATAGCATTCTTTACTGAGGGAGAAATACCTGGATCACCTGGCACCCTTGCAACCACTTTTCTTGCCTTTG TCTTGAACCTAGCGTTTGCATTGAGCGTGATGGGATTCCTGATTATGCACATATCAATGGTGGCTGCTAATACCACAACCATTGAG GCATATGAGAAAAAGACCACCCTGAAATGGCGGTATGACCTCGGTCGAAAGAAGAATTTTGAACAG GTGTTTGGTACAGACAAGCTATACTGGTTCATCCCTGCATACACAGAAGAAGATCTACGGCGGATGCCAGTGCTTCAGGGTCTTGAATTTCCATCAAAGCCTGATTTGGATGCCCAAGAGTTCTAA